In a single window of the Luteibacter rhizovicinus DSM 16549 genome:
- a CDS encoding outer membrane protein assembly factor BamE yields the protein MQKLIRRTLGIAMMAVAIGGCSLIYTPDVQQGNLLDKKNVEQLQPGLTKRQVLVLLGTPSVASPFDNDRWDYVSTFSHRGGKMTTRTLTLTFNNDTLVRTEGDFFAQDAQQLLKDSKKYKNDPVNGTKGDKNTSANDKKDDDNGGIFGGSSSDDKK from the coding sequence ATGCAAAAGCTCATTCGCCGCACGCTGGGTATAGCCATGATGGCGGTCGCCATCGGGGGCTGCAGCCTTATCTATACCCCCGACGTGCAGCAGGGCAACCTGCTCGACAAGAAAAACGTCGAACAGCTGCAGCCGGGTCTGACCAAGCGCCAGGTCCTGGTGCTGCTGGGCACCCCTTCGGTGGCCTCGCCCTTCGATAACGACCGTTGGGACTATGTGTCCACCTTCTCGCATCGTGGCGGGAAGATGACCACCCGTACGCTCACGCTGACCTTCAATAACGACACCCTGGTCCGTACCGAAGGCGATTTCTTCGCCCAGGACGCCCAGCAGCTGCTGAAGGACTCGAAGAAGTACAAGAACGACCCGGTCAACGGCACCAAGGGTGACAAGAACACCAGCGCCAACGACAAGAAGGATGACGACAACGGCGGCATCTTCGGCGGCAGCTCGTCGGACGACAAGAAGTAA
- the recN gene encoding DNA repair protein RecN, translated as MLTSLYVRQFAVVEEAEIAFGPGLTVVSGETGAGKSLLVDALMLLAGARADSGMVRSGSDRAELAAEFDLTGLPEATAWLRQEELDDGETCQLRRVIRVEGSSRGWINGRPASLAQMSALAALIVEIHGQHEHQALLSRQHQMALLDAYAGNEVLQASVRDTAKSWRDAVARIRSLSGGDDRERQIELLAHELEELDRWALSPAALEELEAQHRRLANAGRLAEGANGVVEILDGESEFAVGRALLRAHAELSRLAELDASLVPTLELLDSAQIQVGEAVDGLGRYAQDVELDPERLAEVDTQLTHLHDLSRRYRLPIEELTVKAEEIRERLAELEGAGDALDRLGRERDRLHKTYDEAAASLSAARAAAAGRLGTSVAALMGELGMAGGRLEVSLERVEGNEPDPQGRERCELLVSANPGQPPRPLRKVASGGELARISLAIEVATLGNDNIGCMIFDEVDTGIGGAVAEVVGQKLRALGERVQVMCVTHLPQVAAQGHAHLQVAKESDGEATRTRIHTLDAAGRRDELSRMLGGVEITKETRAHAKKMLDRAQG; from the coding sequence ATGCTCACCTCGCTCTACGTCCGCCAATTTGCCGTTGTCGAAGAAGCCGAGATTGCCTTCGGGCCCGGGCTCACCGTGGTCAGCGGCGAGACCGGCGCGGGCAAATCCCTGCTCGTGGACGCCTTGATGCTCCTGGCCGGCGCCCGCGCCGACAGCGGCATGGTCCGCTCCGGCAGCGACCGCGCCGAGCTGGCCGCGGAATTCGACCTCACCGGCCTGCCCGAAGCGACCGCGTGGCTCCGGCAGGAGGAACTCGACGACGGCGAGACCTGCCAGCTGCGCCGGGTGATCCGCGTCGAAGGCAGCTCGCGCGGCTGGATCAACGGCCGCCCCGCCAGCCTCGCGCAGATGTCCGCCCTGGCCGCGCTCATCGTGGAGATCCACGGCCAGCACGAACATCAGGCCCTGCTCTCGCGCCAGCACCAGATGGCCCTGCTCGACGCCTACGCCGGCAACGAGGTGCTGCAGGCCAGCGTCCGCGACACCGCGAAGTCCTGGCGTGACGCCGTCGCGCGCATCCGCAGCCTGTCCGGCGGCGACGATCGCGAGCGCCAGATCGAACTGCTTGCCCACGAACTGGAAGAACTGGACCGCTGGGCCCTGTCGCCCGCGGCGCTGGAAGAACTCGAAGCCCAGCATCGCCGCCTGGCCAACGCCGGACGGCTGGCCGAAGGCGCCAACGGCGTGGTCGAGATCCTCGACGGCGAGAGCGAGTTCGCCGTGGGTCGCGCCCTGCTCCGCGCGCACGCCGAACTGTCGCGCCTGGCCGAACTGGACGCCTCGCTGGTACCGACCCTCGAATTGCTCGACAGCGCACAGATCCAGGTAGGCGAAGCCGTGGACGGCCTCGGTCGCTACGCGCAGGACGTGGAACTCGACCCCGAGCGCCTCGCCGAAGTCGACACCCAGCTCACCCACCTGCACGACCTCTCGCGCCGTTACCGGCTGCCGATCGAGGAACTGACGGTAAAGGCCGAGGAGATCCGCGAGCGCCTGGCCGAACTCGAAGGCGCCGGCGATGCCCTGGATCGCCTCGGCCGCGAGCGCGATCGTCTGCACAAGACCTATGACGAAGCCGCCGCGTCGCTATCCGCCGCACGTGCCGCGGCCGCTGGCCGTCTGGGCACGTCGGTCGCCGCCCTGATGGGCGAGCTCGGCATGGCCGGCGGTCGTCTGGAGGTCTCGCTCGAGCGCGTCGAAGGCAACGAGCCCGATCCGCAGGGCCGCGAACGCTGCGAACTGCTGGTCAGCGCCAATCCCGGCCAGCCGCCGCGCCCGCTACGCAAGGTGGCCTCAGGCGGCGAACTCGCCCGCATCAGCCTGGCTATCGAAGTGGCCACGCTGGGCAACGACAACATCGGCTGCATGATCTTCGACGAAGTGGACACCGGCATCGGCGGCGCGGTCGCCGAAGTGGTCGGCCAGAAACTGCGCGCCCTCGGCGAACGCGTCCAGGTGATGTGCGTCACCCACCTGCCCCAGGTCGCCGCGCAAGGCCACGCACACCTTCAGGTCGCCAAGGAAAGCGACGGCGAAGCCACCCGCACGCGTATCCACACCCTCGACGCCGCTGGCCGCCGCGACGAGCTCTCGCGCATGCTCGGCGGCGTGGAAATCACCAAGGAAACCCGCGCCCACGCCAAGAAGATGCTCGACCGGGCGCAGGGTTAG
- a CDS encoding MASE1 domain-containing sensor histidine kinase has protein sequence MRVNALSRFAGPLFALLYAAAWILLWPTEQPYWVLPFGLRFGALLLMRTRNWFWILGAEILASAFCEWRSGLPIGGAGFVLGDAPEPLMVAACLWLLRRAHLHASLNTPEDVARLLLSAMVTATVATAGNAAMMASLHPAAPVEMLGTTFGSDLLGNYLGVLLVVPVMILMFRERPTQSALAELLLDGLLVMLPSLAILVTLAEYSPQPQFARVLSLAPVLFFAFRHGWRGAGLAMLITSVGLNVTEDMIGRGAPTAAAHLFLAVAGTGTLMLGAATDALRRSSERVAQQNTHLAAANQRLDQLARQLRDAARGNLQAEEDLRKHMAAELHDELGQNLTAIQTHLKLAQQRLGNAGLDDIGQSINGILGHMRRALHKMLDSLRPSVLDEFGLLRALDEGPVRDMLTAAGIHYVTDLRGEPRLLDDETLTAIYRVVQESATNVVRHSGAKELKLRLRIGLRDSGPVAILDIRDDGTGLPATPRPIRTDGGGRGLQGMSDRITALGGIFRIHPEPIGLHLRVLLRSTSIGTHIGNFPIPGR, from the coding sequence ATGCGAGTAAACGCCCTCTCCCGGTTCGCCGGCCCCCTGTTCGCCCTCCTCTATGCGGCGGCCTGGATCCTCCTTTGGCCGACGGAACAACCGTATTGGGTGCTGCCTTTCGGCCTGCGCTTCGGCGCCCTCCTTCTGATGAGGACGCGCAACTGGTTCTGGATCCTCGGTGCCGAGATCCTCGCCAGCGCCTTCTGCGAGTGGCGTAGCGGCCTGCCGATCGGCGGTGCGGGCTTCGTGCTGGGCGACGCACCCGAGCCGCTGATGGTCGCCGCCTGTCTCTGGCTGCTGCGCCGCGCCCATCTGCACGCCAGCCTGAACACCCCGGAAGACGTCGCCCGTCTTCTGCTGTCGGCCATGGTCACGGCCACGGTCGCCACGGCCGGCAACGCCGCGATGATGGCCTCGCTGCATCCCGCCGCTCCGGTGGAAATGCTCGGCACCACCTTCGGTAGCGACCTGCTCGGCAACTACCTGGGTGTCCTGCTGGTCGTGCCGGTGATGATCCTCATGTTCCGCGAAAGGCCGACCCAGTCCGCCCTCGCCGAGCTGCTCCTCGACGGCCTGCTGGTCATGCTGCCGTCCCTGGCCATCCTGGTGACCCTCGCCGAGTACTCGCCCCAGCCGCAGTTCGCCCGCGTGCTCTCGTTGGCACCCGTGCTGTTCTTCGCCTTCCGGCATGGCTGGCGCGGTGCCGGCCTGGCCATGCTCATTACCAGCGTCGGCCTCAATGTGACCGAAGACATGATCGGCCGGGGCGCGCCGACGGCCGCCGCCCACCTGTTCCTCGCCGTGGCGGGTACCGGCACTCTCATGCTCGGCGCCGCCACCGACGCCCTGCGTCGAAGCAGCGAGCGTGTCGCCCAGCAGAACACCCACCTGGCCGCCGCCAACCAGCGCCTCGACCAGCTCGCGCGCCAGTTGCGCGATGCCGCGCGCGGCAACCTTCAGGCCGAAGAAGACCTGCGCAAGCACATGGCCGCCGAGCTGCACGACGAGCTGGGCCAGAACCTCACCGCCATCCAGACCCACCTGAAGCTGGCCCAGCAACGATTGGGCAACGCGGGCCTGGACGACATCGGGCAGTCGATCAACGGCATCCTCGGCCACATGCGCCGGGCGCTACATAAGATGCTGGACAGCCTGCGCCCTTCCGTTCTCGACGAGTTCGGGCTGCTCCGGGCGCTGGACGAAGGCCCCGTGCGCGACATGCTGACCGCCGCCGGCATTCACTACGTGACCGACCTGCGGGGCGAACCGCGGCTGCTCGACGACGAGACACTTACCGCTATTTATCGTGTCGTGCAGGAAAGTGCGACCAATGTGGTTCGCCATTCAGGTGCGAAAGAACTGAAATTGCGGCTACGCATCGGACTGCGCGACAGCGGTCCGGTGGCCATCCTCGACATCCGTGACGACGGCACCGGCTTGCCTGCGACCCCGAGGCCAATTCGTACAGACGGTGGCGGGCGCGGCCTACAGGGCATGAGCGATCGCATCACGGCGCTGGGCGGCATCTTTCGCATCCATCCCGAGCCCATCGGACTACACCTGCGCGTGCTGCTACGCAGCACAAGTATCGGAACTCACATAGGAAATTTTCCGATACCGGGTCGGTGA
- a CDS encoding zinc-dependent alcohol dehydrogenase, with protein MKALTYHGSKDVRVETMPDPTILAGDDVILRVTATAICGSDLHLYHGKIPETQHGDIFGHEFMGIVEDAGSEVTNVAVGDRVVIPFVIACGKCFFCENDQFAACETTNPDQGASLRKRPKMTPPAALFGYSHLYGGVPGGQAEFVRVPKANVGPFKIPGSLADERVLFLSDILPTGYQAVLNAKIERGSTVAIFGAGPVGLMAAACARMLGAERIFMVDEERYRLDFAVAAFDVIPVDFSATDPSEFILEQTAGRGVDASIDAVGFEAKGSTTETVLSALKLETSSGEVVRQCITATRRGGVVSIPGVYAGFIHAFLIGDAFDKGLTLAMGQTHVQKYLPELLNFIEDGKLQPDIIISHRMKLADAARGYEIFDKKEEDCRKVVLTP; from the coding sequence ATGAAGGCACTGACCTATCACGGCTCCAAAGACGTCCGCGTCGAGACCATGCCCGATCCGACGATCCTCGCGGGTGACGACGTCATCCTCCGCGTCACTGCCACGGCCATCTGCGGCTCGGATCTGCACCTGTATCACGGCAAGATTCCAGAGACCCAGCACGGGGATATCTTCGGCCACGAATTCATGGGCATTGTGGAAGACGCCGGCTCCGAAGTGACCAACGTGGCCGTTGGCGATCGTGTCGTCATCCCCTTTGTCATCGCGTGCGGCAAGTGCTTCTTCTGCGAGAACGATCAGTTCGCCGCGTGCGAGACCACGAATCCGGACCAGGGTGCCAGCCTGCGGAAGCGCCCCAAGATGACGCCACCCGCGGCACTCTTCGGCTACTCGCATCTCTACGGTGGCGTTCCCGGCGGTCAGGCGGAGTTCGTCCGCGTACCCAAGGCCAATGTCGGCCCGTTCAAGATTCCTGGCAGCCTTGCCGACGAACGCGTTCTGTTCCTCTCGGACATCCTGCCGACGGGTTATCAGGCGGTGCTGAACGCGAAGATCGAGCGCGGCTCCACCGTCGCCATCTTCGGCGCAGGACCAGTCGGCCTGATGGCGGCCGCTTGCGCACGCATGCTCGGCGCAGAACGTATCTTCATGGTCGATGAGGAACGTTATCGTCTTGATTTTGCCGTCGCCGCGTTTGATGTCATTCCTGTCGACTTCAGCGCCACCGACCCGTCCGAGTTCATCCTCGAACAAACGGCAGGCCGAGGCGTTGACGCCAGCATCGACGCCGTCGGCTTCGAGGCGAAGGGAAGCACCACCGAGACCGTCCTGAGTGCCCTGAAACTCGAGACAAGTTCAGGCGAAGTCGTTCGTCAATGCATTACCGCCACGCGCCGCGGCGGCGTGGTCAGCATCCCCGGCGTCTATGCCGGCTTCATCCACGCCTTCCTGATCGGCGATGCGTTCGACAAGGGCCTCACCCTGGCGATGGGACAGACGCACGTACAGAAGTACCTGCCCGAGCTCCTCAACTTCATTGAGGACGGCAAACTGCAGCCGGACATCATCATTTCACATCGCATGAAGCTCGCTGATGCGGCGCGCGGCTACGAGATCTTCGACAAGAAGGAAGAGGACTGCCGCAAGGTCGTGCTCACTCCCTGA
- the fur gene encoding ferric iron uptake transcriptional regulator — MDQETKELRKAGLKVTHPRMRILQIFEEADERHLTAEDIYKRLLAHQEDIGLATVYRVLTQFEAAGIVMKHNFEGGQAVYELDRGKHHDHMIDVDSGKVIEFISEEIERLQHEIAERHGYVIEDHSLVLYVRPKKKR, encoded by the coding sequence ATGGACCAGGAAACAAAAGAACTGCGTAAAGCGGGGCTTAAAGTCACACACCCGCGCATGCGGATCCTGCAGATCTTCGAGGAGGCGGACGAGCGCCACCTTACCGCCGAAGACATCTACAAGCGTCTGCTTGCGCACCAGGAAGACATCGGGCTTGCCACGGTGTATCGGGTACTGACCCAGTTCGAAGCTGCTGGCATCGTCATGAAGCACAACTTCGAGGGCGGGCAGGCCGTTTACGAGCTGGATCGCGGCAAGCATCATGACCACATGATCGATGTGGACAGCGGGAAGGTCATCGAGTTCATCAGCGAGGAGATCGAACGCCTCCAGCATGAAATCGCGGAACGCCACGGGTATGTGATCGAAGATCACAGCCTGGTGCTGTATGTGCGTCCGAAGAAGAAGCGCTGA
- a CDS encoding response regulator transcription factor, producing the protein MPRIVLVDDHAIVREGFKRLIELEPDLDVVAEAKNADEAVDAVTQHRPDLVAVDLSLPDGSGLPLIEHLASISPDMKIVVLSMHDGEPYVSEALRRGARGYVTKGVAPEELVVAVRAVLSGEQYLSSDLRERRSGRSSVDLDPFNRLTAREREVFLLLAAGRAPKQVAAELGIGQKTIYIHRAAVMNKLNAGSELDLYRMAQERGLIRA; encoded by the coding sequence ATGCCAAGAATCGTCCTTGTAGATGACCACGCCATCGTTCGTGAGGGTTTCAAACGCCTGATCGAGCTGGAACCTGACCTCGACGTCGTCGCCGAGGCCAAGAACGCCGATGAGGCGGTGGACGCCGTGACCCAGCATCGCCCCGACCTGGTGGCGGTGGACCTGTCCTTGCCCGACGGTAGCGGCCTGCCCCTGATCGAGCATCTGGCGAGCATCTCCCCGGACATGAAGATCGTGGTACTGAGCATGCACGACGGCGAACCCTACGTGTCCGAGGCGCTACGCCGCGGTGCGCGTGGCTACGTGACCAAGGGCGTGGCACCCGAGGAGCTCGTCGTTGCCGTGCGCGCTGTGTTGAGCGGCGAGCAGTACCTGAGCTCGGATCTGCGTGAGCGTCGCTCGGGCCGGTCCTCGGTGGACCTCGATCCCTTCAATCGGCTGACGGCGCGCGAGCGCGAGGTTTTCCTGTTGCTGGCGGCCGGACGGGCACCGAAGCAGGTGGCCGCCGAGTTGGGCATCGGGCAGAAGACGATCTATATCCACCGCGCTGCGGTCATGAACAAGCTCAATGCGGGGTCGGAACTCGACCTTTACCGGATGGCGCAGGAGCGGGGGCTCATTCGCGCCTAA
- a CDS encoding Nramp family divalent metal transporter: protein MPKPNEDTPPKPKGLRRFLGALGPGLTAGAADDDPSGVATFSVVGAKFGTQFLWTALLTWPLMAVVQMMCARVGMVTGKGLGGALREKFPRWLVGIGAVALLAANLLNIAADLAGMGDAMEMLHAGPRLLWVWVYGIGICLLAIRLRYQQLASVLKWLAMVLLAYIVTAFLAKPHWGQVAHDTFLPSLPHGKEGWSSLVALFGTTISPFLFFWQASQEVEEDKAKGRRLLAWRRNATRRELGDRKLDVWTGTFFSNLVMFFIILTAAFTLHAHGKDVQSTKDAASALQPLAGDYAFLLFTGGLVGAGLLAIPTLAGSAAYAFAETFDWVSGLDKRFKRAVSFYAVFIVATVGGALLDLFHLDPVKVLVWSAVVNGMLAPFLLVALLLVTGDNKIMQGQPSPLLNRVIVGFTALLMFGGLGAMAFLGA from the coding sequence ATGCCTAAGCCGAATGAAGACACGCCTCCCAAGCCCAAGGGCCTGAGAAGGTTTCTCGGCGCACTCGGCCCTGGCCTGACCGCAGGGGCCGCGGACGATGATCCCTCCGGCGTCGCCACGTTTTCGGTGGTGGGCGCGAAGTTCGGCACTCAGTTCTTGTGGACCGCCCTTCTCACCTGGCCGCTGATGGCGGTCGTCCAGATGATGTGTGCCCGGGTCGGCATGGTCACCGGCAAAGGCCTGGGCGGGGCGTTGCGGGAGAAGTTTCCGCGCTGGCTCGTCGGCATCGGGGCCGTCGCCCTCCTCGCCGCTAACCTGCTGAACATCGCGGCCGATCTCGCCGGGATGGGCGATGCCATGGAAATGCTGCACGCCGGTCCGCGCCTGCTGTGGGTGTGGGTCTATGGGATCGGCATCTGCCTGCTGGCCATCCGCCTGCGCTATCAACAGCTGGCCAGCGTCCTGAAATGGCTCGCCATGGTCCTCCTGGCTTACATCGTGACGGCCTTTCTGGCGAAACCCCATTGGGGCCAGGTTGCCCACGATACCTTCCTTCCCTCGCTTCCCCACGGCAAGGAGGGATGGAGTTCCCTGGTGGCGCTCTTCGGCACCACGATCAGCCCCTTCCTGTTCTTCTGGCAGGCGAGCCAGGAAGTGGAAGAAGACAAGGCCAAGGGCCGGCGCCTCCTGGCGTGGCGACGCAACGCGACCAGGCGTGAGCTGGGTGACCGCAAGCTCGATGTCTGGACAGGTACGTTCTTCTCGAATCTGGTGATGTTCTTCATCATCCTCACGGCCGCCTTCACCTTGCACGCCCATGGCAAGGACGTGCAGTCGACAAAGGATGCCGCGAGCGCGCTGCAACCGCTGGCTGGCGATTACGCCTTCCTGCTTTTCACCGGCGGGCTGGTCGGTGCGGGACTGTTGGCCATTCCGACGCTGGCGGGTTCGGCGGCATACGCCTTTGCCGAGACCTTCGACTGGGTTTCTGGCCTCGACAAGCGGTTCAAGCGAGCGGTGTCGTTCTATGCCGTATTCATCGTCGCCACGGTCGGCGGTGCGCTGCTGGACCTTTTTCACCTCGATCCGGTCAAGGTGCTTGTCTGGTCGGCCGTCGTCAACGGCATGCTTGCGCCCTTCCTGCTGGTCGCCCTGCTCCTGGTCACGGGCGACAACAAGATCATGCAGGGGCAACCCAGTCCTCTGCTTAACCGAGTCATCGTCGGATTCACGGCGCTGTTGATGTTCGGCGGCTTGGGCGCAATGGCTTTCCTCGGCGCCTAG
- the smpB gene encoding SsrA-binding protein SmpB, whose amino-acid sequence MAKAKPKDTEKDGGGTIALNKRARHEYHIDQRFECGMALEGWELKSLRAGRINFGEGCYAIIQHGEVFLVGAQIPPLISASTHVIANDRRTRKLLLHREEIDRLIGAVERKGYTLVPTAMYWKNNKVKCEIGLAKGKQDHDKRTAEKEREWAVDKQRVMRSHNKMG is encoded by the coding sequence ATGGCAAAAGCGAAACCGAAGGACACGGAAAAAGACGGCGGCGGCACGATTGCGCTGAACAAGCGCGCGCGCCACGAATATCACATCGACCAGCGCTTCGAGTGCGGCATGGCCCTGGAAGGCTGGGAGCTGAAGTCCCTGCGCGCGGGCCGGATCAACTTCGGCGAGGGCTGCTACGCGATCATCCAGCACGGTGAGGTTTTTCTCGTCGGTGCCCAGATCCCGCCGCTCATCAGCGCCTCCACCCACGTGATCGCCAACGACCGGCGCACGCGCAAGCTGCTGCTCCATCGCGAGGAAATCGACCGCCTGATCGGCGCCGTCGAGCGCAAGGGCTACACCCTGGTGCCCACCGCGATGTACTGGAAAAACAACAAGGTGAAGTGCGAGATCGGCCTGGCCAAGGGTAAGCAGGACCACGACAAGCGCACCGCGGAGAAAGAGCGCGAGTGGGCGGTCGACAAACAGCGGGTCATGCGCTCCCACAACAAGATGGGCTGA
- a CDS encoding type II toxin-antitoxin system RatA family toxin, which translates to MIEIRRSAIVPFTPAQMFDLVNDVEAYPKRFGWCDAAEVLEREDNVLVARLDLKFAGIKQSFTTRNTTDKPHSLAMKFVEGPFRSLDGVFTFQALGDVGCKIALALDFDYAGLGGAVLRMGFQQLANRMVDDFCDEARRQYG; encoded by the coding sequence GTGATTGAAATCCGCCGCAGTGCGATCGTGCCTTTCACGCCCGCGCAGATGTTCGACCTGGTCAACGATGTGGAAGCATACCCAAAGCGCTTCGGCTGGTGTGACGCCGCTGAAGTGCTCGAGCGGGAAGACAACGTGCTGGTGGCACGGCTGGATCTCAAGTTCGCCGGGATCAAGCAGAGCTTCACCACCCGGAACACCACCGACAAGCCCCACAGCCTGGCCATGAAATTCGTGGAAGGCCCGTTCCGCTCGCTGGATGGGGTGTTTACCTTCCAGGCGTTGGGCGATGTCGGCTGCAAGATCGCCCTGGCGCTGGACTTCGACTACGCCGGCCTGGGGGGTGCGGTGCTGAGGATGGGCTTCCAGCAACTGGCCAACCGGATGGTCGATGACTTCTGTGACGAGGCGCGCCGCCAGTATGGCTGA
- the grpE gene encoding nucleotide exchange factor GrpE, protein MQNNDPHAPDPAQDGAADSAIQAELDALGVQLATMEAELAQARETVLREKAEIENQRRRMQRDVDQARRFANEKLLAELLPVYDGIALGLTNEAADAKTLREGLQMSLDQLKKVTEANGLTMVDPLHQPFNPEHHQAISSVESNEHAPNTVVAVVQKGFVLNDRLLRPALVAVVRDH, encoded by the coding sequence ATGCAAAACAACGATCCCCACGCGCCGGATCCGGCGCAGGACGGCGCGGCCGACAGCGCCATCCAGGCTGAGCTCGACGCCCTCGGCGTCCAGCTGGCCACGATGGAAGCCGAGCTGGCGCAGGCCCGCGAGACGGTGCTGCGCGAAAAGGCGGAGATCGAGAACCAGCGTCGTCGCATGCAGCGCGATGTCGATCAGGCTCGCCGCTTTGCCAACGAGAAGTTGCTCGCCGAATTGCTGCCGGTCTACGACGGCATCGCCCTGGGCCTGACCAACGAGGCGGCGGATGCGAAGACGCTCCGCGAAGGCCTGCAGATGTCGCTCGATCAGCTGAAGAAGGTCACCGAGGCCAATGGACTGACCATGGTCGACCCGCTTCACCAGCCGTTCAATCCGGAGCATCACCAGGCGATCAGCTCGGTCGAGTCGAACGAGCATGCGCCCAATACCGTCGTCGCCGTGGTCCAGAAGGGCTTCGTGCTGAACGACCGTCTGCTGCGTCCGGCGCTCGTCGCCGTGGTGCGCGACCACTGA
- a CDS encoding RnfH family protein, which translates to MTSVTRRAASMAELSVEVAYAGPEGQVVLALVVPSGTTAWQAVELARGGLPEGVTPDPVRLGIFARKVAADRVLEEGDRVELYRPLTLDPMEARRRRAKRGA; encoded by the coding sequence ATGACTTCTGTGACGAGGCGCGCCGCCAGTATGGCTGAGCTCAGCGTCGAGGTGGCTTACGCAGGACCGGAGGGGCAGGTCGTCCTTGCCCTCGTCGTGCCGTCGGGTACGACGGCCTGGCAGGCGGTCGAGCTGGCTCGAGGCGGTCTGCCGGAAGGGGTGACGCCGGACCCGGTCCGACTGGGCATCTTCGCCAGGAAGGTGGCCGCGGACCGTGTGCTGGAGGAGGGCGACCGGGTGGAACTGTACCGGCCGCTCACGCTCGATCCGATGGAGGCCAGGCGGCGCCGCGCCAAGCGCGGCGCCTGA
- the hrcA gene encoding heat-inducible transcriptional repressor HrcA yields MNPFSGHDIDARARRLLRTLISQYLSDGEPVGSRTLAKSSGLEVSPATIRNIMADLEEAGLVSSPHTSAGRIPTPRGLRLFVDSLLELKPLPRDDMARLQGGLPPHQTTTRDLLGNVSHLLSAMTHFAGVVTVPRQGDFPLRHIDFVNLPDARVLVILVFSDNQVQNRVVQLVRPLESAELEQAANYLNAQFAGFRLADIRAHLATELREAGGELNRLLTGVVELATASFSADEDADDVLVSGQTNLMGYSELADIERLRDLFDAFQQKRDLLQLMEMCVKAPGVRLFIGEESGFSALDGCSIVTATYGTKGRMLGAIGVIGPTRMAYERVIPVVQATAGLLSDALNRAAATS; encoded by the coding sequence ATGAATCCGTTTTCCGGTCACGACATCGATGCACGCGCGCGCCGGCTGCTGCGTACCCTGATTTCTCAGTATCTGTCCGATGGGGAGCCGGTCGGCTCACGCACGCTGGCGAAGTCCTCGGGCCTGGAAGTCAGCCCGGCGACTATCCGGAACATCATGGCCGACCTCGAAGAGGCCGGACTGGTCTCCTCGCCGCATACCTCGGCGGGTCGTATCCCGACGCCGCGCGGCCTGCGCCTGTTCGTCGACAGCCTGCTCGAGCTCAAGCCCCTGCCGCGCGACGACATGGCCCGCCTGCAGGGCGGCCTGCCGCCGCATCAGACGACGACACGCGACCTGCTCGGCAACGTCTCGCACCTGCTTTCGGCGATGACCCACTTCGCCGGCGTGGTCACCGTGCCGCGCCAGGGCGATTTCCCGCTGCGGCACATCGATTTCGTCAATCTGCCCGACGCGCGGGTGCTGGTGATCCTGGTCTTCTCGGATAACCAGGTGCAGAACCGCGTGGTCCAGCTCGTCCGTCCGCTGGAGTCGGCGGAGCTGGAGCAGGCGGCCAACTATCTCAACGCCCAGTTCGCCGGCTTCCGCCTGGCGGACATCCGCGCCCATCTGGCCACCGAGCTGCGCGAAGCGGGCGGGGAACTCAATCGCCTGCTCACCGGTGTGGTCGAACTGGCCACCGCCTCGTTCAGCGCCGATGAGGACGCCGACGACGTGCTGGTCAGCGGCCAGACCAACCTGATGGGTTATTCGGAGCTGGCCGACATCGAGCGGCTCCGCGACCTTTTCGACGCCTTCCAGCAGAAGCGCGACCTGCTTCAGCTGATGGAAATGTGCGTCAAAGCCCCTGGCGTACGCCTGTTCATCGGCGAGGAGTCCGGTTTTTCGGCCCTCGACGGCTGCAGCATCGTCACCGCCACCTACGGCACGAAGGGCCGCATGCTCGGCGCGATCGGAGTTATTGGACCGACGCGTATGGCATATGAGCGAGTGATCCCCGTGGTACAAGCCACCGCCGGACTGCTCAGCGACGCCTTGAATCGCGCCGCGGCGACCTCATAA